Proteins from a single region of Bactrocera neohumeralis isolate Rockhampton unplaced genomic scaffold, APGP_CSIRO_Bneo_wtdbg2-racon-allhic-juicebox.fasta_v2 cluster10, whole genome shotgun sequence:
- the LOC126765110 gene encoding uncharacterized protein LOC126765110, whose amino-acid sequence MRYIRNFCATSIKKSHCLKMEAPKIKQQTQPKQFEILVDFMKAHPDFSKGSLKTPDAKNTSNNLWKNLVSHLNAAGPPLRDIAGWKKVIPIIAQINYKCD is encoded by the exons ATGCGTTATATTCGTAATTTTTGTGCTACAAGTATAAAGAAGTCGCATTGCTTGAAAAT GGAAGCaccgaaaataaaacaacaaactcaACCAAAGCAATTTGAAATTCTCGTGGATTTCATGAAGGCGCATCCCGATTTTTCGAAAGGATCACTAAAAACACCAGACGCCAAAAATACCTCcaataatttatggaaaaatttagtttccCATTTAAACGCAGCTGGGCCACCATTGCGCGACATTGCGGGGTGGAAAAAGGTAATTCCAATAATTGCACagataaattataaatgtgATTAA